The nucleotide window GCTCTGCCTGCAAGCTGCGGCAACAAGACAGATACGATTAGGGACGAGAGAATGGCCAAACTGCTAAACGCCAAACAGACCACTTTGAAAGACCGCGTTGTGGTTTCAGGTGTCGGTGTTCATAGTGGCAAACCTGTAGAAATGATCCTGCATCCAGCGGATGCCAACTCGGGCATTGTGTTCCTGCGTGTCGACCGCGAGAAGAAGACCGAGTTCGAAATCAAGGGTGATTATTCTTCCGTCATCGATACCCGCCTTTGCACCATCGTTGGCCACCCTGAAAAGGGCATGGTCGCAACGATCGAGCATCTGATGGCTGCCCTGCGTGGCTATGGTGTCGACAATGTGGTTGTCGAGATCGACGGCGACGAAGTGCCGGTCATGGATGGCAGCGCCCGCGCCTATGTCGATGCCATCGATCAGGTCGGGCTCAAGGACCTTCCCTATTCCCGCCGTTACATTCGCGTTCTGAAACCGGTCCGGGTGCAGAACGGCGATTCTGTCGGTGAGCTGCTGCCTTATGAGGGTCAGCGGTTCGATGTCACCATCGATTTCGAGAGCGAGGCTATCGGTATGCAGCGCTTTGACGGTGAAATGACCCCGGAAGTCTTCAAACGCGATATCAGTCTTGCCCGTACCTTTGGCTTCATGTCTGACGTGGAACGCCTCTGGGCTGCCGGGTATGCGCTCGGATCGTCGCTGGAAAACTCGGTGGTGATCGACAACGACCAGAAGATCGTCAATCCGGACGGGCTGCGCTACACCGATGAGTTCGTGCGTCACAAGACGCTGGATGCGGTTGGCGATTTGTCGCTGGCTGGCGCTCCCCTGCTTGCCCATTACCGCTCTTACAAGGGTGGCCACAAGCTCAACTTCAACATGCTTGAAGCGCTGTTTGCTGATGCCAGCAACTGGGAGTGGGTCGAAGCTGTGCCTGCCTTTCGCAAGTCGGCGCGTGTTGGCACTTCAGTAGATACCGCCACGGTGCGGGTCGTTCTTGGTCCTGAAACCAACTGATGGTGTTTAGGCCTGTGATGATGAGGGTGGTGTAGGCCACCCTTTTTTGTGTCCGTGAGGCTCTAAATCGTTTGAACTTTCGACGATTTACTTGCAAAGACCGGTTTGCTGTGTAGATTTGGTGAGGCTTTCGGTCTTGAGACACAATTTTTCCCCAATTGTGATTTCTCTGATGGCAAGTGTGTGTGCTTTGTTGTTAAGACAGAGGCCTTGGGGGTGACGACGTCGCGGCGGTTTTACGCGCGCTTATCGCTCCTCTGTCAGGGTTTGCTGATTTCGCTGGATCGGGATTCTTTGGCCAGATATTTGGAACAATCGTGTCCTTCGTGCCGGTTGTTATTTGTTCCAGTTAAAGGATAGAAGCATCGATGGATTTTCTTTTCGCGAAACGGATCTGGTTCGGGCTCGCTCTCATTGCAGTTTCCGGTCTTGGTGCTTGTGCCAGCAAGGATCCATCGGATCTTGCCTTTGAGGAAATTCCTGCCGAGAAGCTGTATGCCGAAGGTCTCGTGGCCATGGAAACAGGTGACCGCAAGGGCGCGGAGAAGAAGTTCGAGGAACTGGATCGCCAGCATCCCTATTCCAACTATGCCCGTCGTTCGATGATCCTCACGGCCTATACCCATTACAAGAGTGGCCAGTTCACTGAATGCATTTCCGCAGCACAGAGGTTCCTGACGCTGTTCCCCGGTGACGAGGACGTGCCATACGCCTACTATCTGATCGGCCAGTCCTACTTCAAGCAGATCCCCGATGTGACGCGCGATCAGGAAATGACCCAGAAGGCGCTGCAGGCGATGAACGAACTGGTTCAGAACTATCCGGATTCTGAATATACCAGTGACGCCCGCCGCAAGATCCGCGTGACCATGGACCAGCTGGCTGGCAAGGAAATGCAGGTCGGTCGCTACTATCTCGAGCGCAAGGAATATATTGCCGCGATCAACCGCTTCAAGGTGGTCGTGACCGACTACCAGACCACCCGTCAGGTGGAAGAAGCCCTGATGCGTCTGGCCGAAGCCTACATGGCGCTGGGCATCACCCATGAAGCCAAGACGGCCGTTGCCGTACTGGGACATAACTATCCTGACAGCAAGTGGTACAAGATGGCCTATAGCATGCTGGGCAAGAGTGGTCTGGAACCTGAGGTCAACAAGGGGTCCTGGATGGCGCGCGTTTTCGGCTAGGGGCACCGGTTTCCGCCGACGCGGCCATAATCCTGTTGAAATGATCATGTTTTGTTCATGATGGATATGCCGTTGCCGATTGCTTTTGATGAGGCAGTTGGCATAGCATGACGCGCAAATCGAGTCAGCTTTGCGGCCACTCATTGCTGTCTGTTCTATGAGGAAACCATGCTCGCCTCACTTTCAATTCGCGATATTGTCTTGATTGATCGCCTGGATCTGGAATTCGGCGAGGGCATGACTGTTCTCACCGGCGAGACGGGAGCAGGCAAGTCGATCCTGCTGGACTCGCTGTCGCTTGCTCTTGGCGGGCGCGGCGATGGTGGCCTGGTGCGGGCTGGCCAGAAGCAGGGGCAGGTTGTCGCCATGTTCGACATTGCGCCGTCCCATCCGGTCTTTTCTCTTCTTGCCGAGCAGGGGCTTGACCATGATGGCGATCTGCTGTTGCGGCGGGTGCAGAATGCCGATGGCCGGACGCGGGCCTATGTCAACGACCAGCCGGTCAGTGCCGGAACCTTGCGGCTCATCGGTGAGGGGCTCGTCGAGATTCACGGTCAGCATGATGACCGGGCACTGGTGGACGCCTCCCAGCACCGGGTTCTGCTGGATGCCTTTGGCGGGCTGCAGGGCGATGTCGATCGCGTGCGGGACAGCTTCAGGGCATGGCGCAAGGCCGAGCGTGATCTGGCCGCTCTTGAAAAGACCATCGAGGATGCCCGCAAGGAAG belongs to uncultured Cohaesibacter sp. and includes:
- the lpxC gene encoding UDP-3-O-acyl-N-acetylglucosamine deacetylase; the encoded protein is MAKLLNAKQTTLKDRVVVSGVGVHSGKPVEMILHPADANSGIVFLRVDREKKTEFEIKGDYSSVIDTRLCTIVGHPEKGMVATIEHLMAALRGYGVDNVVVEIDGDEVPVMDGSARAYVDAIDQVGLKDLPYSRRYIRVLKPVRVQNGDSVGELLPYEGQRFDVTIDFESEAIGMQRFDGEMTPEVFKRDISLARTFGFMSDVERLWAAGYALGSSLENSVVIDNDQKIVNPDGLRYTDEFVRHKTLDAVGDLSLAGAPLLAHYRSYKGGHKLNFNMLEALFADASNWEWVEAVPAFRKSARVGTSVDTATVRVVLGPETN
- a CDS encoding outer membrane protein assembly factor BamD; translated protein: MDFLFAKRIWFGLALIAVSGLGACASKDPSDLAFEEIPAEKLYAEGLVAMETGDRKGAEKKFEELDRQHPYSNYARRSMILTAYTHYKSGQFTECISAAQRFLTLFPGDEDVPYAYYLIGQSYFKQIPDVTRDQEMTQKALQAMNELVQNYPDSEYTSDARRKIRVTMDQLAGKEMQVGRYYLERKEYIAAINRFKVVVTDYQTTRQVEEALMRLAEAYMALGITHEAKTAVAVLGHNYPDSKWYKMAYSMLGKSGLEPEVNKGSWMARVFG